The uncultured Desulfobulbus sp. genome window below encodes:
- a CDS encoding patatin-like phospholipase family protein, translating into MAQKKQHGSTEEQKNAYFSGSSKDIDYFGATGIIDEEFKDILRRRKQEKYELPDVHRVEDLCGLALSGGGIRSASFSLGVMQALAYNRWLKEFDYLSSVSGGGYIGCGLSWTINQDPTNFGLSADTFPYASFPMSGEPRSITERQSLEAAVDQRNETNRWSGRLLHFLRQNANYLIPGCGLNFCTLIWVALRGVSMGLFVYGGLLALFFLLASKLHLLDQINVLNQLPYIMRANSFVVIAEVGLALCLLTIPLYSLFPYILYKRQVLSRGQHKSSYLFRRYYERASGWVLPCFLGLLLLGLIPSIHGYLVQQGQTSAEEITLSATLALSREGDASKAVSFEAKASGLKQTRTPEAGQKLWHELSREMRALFTGILAALIGLSAGVAILMKGIRSASVKIPLQPLVIVGVSALLFAILLVAYTVARAVLTVASDASLFWFMGGGGILVFVIALGANINLVSIHRYYRDRLMETFMPNVAEVIQGHYDERVHSVGADTMGLKDLRHGMYHIINTNVILAHAKKPKYKSRGGDNFILSARYCGSNATGWQSTDNFMQGGMTLATAMAISGAAINPSAGCGGEGVTRLTALSILMGLLNFRLGYWVPNPRYHNHSWRGKLRNPNFIYPGLYEVVLRSWLNEDRSYIQLSDGGHFENLGLYELIRRRLRVIVLCDAGADAKYSFSDLANAMQKIRTDFGAMIMIENEDLAPLIPQENPEKGEVACAQQGHLIATIKYADNSTGTLIYLTTTFFNGLSADLYGYKKAHPSFPDESTSDQFFDEKQFEAYRELGFQTAWKMMNCVEQDARLYKQVWPAGVAGA; encoded by the coding sequence ATGGCTCAAAAAAAGCAGCATGGATCCACGGAGGAGCAGAAAAACGCCTATTTTTCAGGGAGCAGCAAAGATATCGATTATTTTGGTGCGACCGGAATTATCGATGAAGAATTTAAAGATATTCTGCGGAGGCGAAAGCAGGAGAAGTATGAGTTACCAGATGTACACCGGGTCGAAGACCTCTGTGGACTAGCCCTTTCGGGCGGTGGAATCCGTTCGGCGAGTTTTTCTCTTGGGGTTATGCAGGCCCTTGCTTATAATCGCTGGCTCAAGGAATTTGATTATCTCTCCTCGGTTTCAGGGGGGGGCTATATCGGCTGCGGCCTGAGCTGGACAATCAATCAGGACCCTACAAACTTTGGCCTGAGTGCAGATACCTTTCCCTATGCCTCCTTCCCTATGAGCGGTGAACCTCGCTCAATCACCGAACGGCAATCCCTGGAAGCGGCGGTCGATCAGCGAAACGAAACGAATCGTTGGTCAGGGAGGTTGCTCCATTTCCTGCGACAAAATGCCAATTACCTGATTCCTGGTTGTGGCCTCAATTTTTGTACCTTGATCTGGGTTGCCCTGCGAGGAGTGAGTATGGGGCTTTTTGTCTATGGAGGTCTGCTGGCATTGTTCTTTTTGTTGGCATCAAAGCTTCATCTTTTAGACCAGATAAACGTGCTGAATCAACTTCCCTACATCATGCGGGCAAATAGTTTTGTTGTTATCGCAGAAGTAGGTCTTGCGCTCTGTTTACTGACCATCCCTTTGTATTCTCTCTTTCCGTATATTTTGTATAAAAGGCAGGTTTTGTCCCGGGGGCAACACAAGAGCTCTTACCTGTTTCGGCGGTATTACGAACGGGCTTCCGGCTGGGTGCTTCCCTGTTTTTTGGGCCTTTTGTTGCTGGGCTTGATTCCCTCCATCCACGGCTATCTGGTACAGCAAGGACAGACGTCTGCTGAGGAGATCACCCTCTCAGCTACGCTTGCCTTATCCCGTGAAGGGGATGCATCCAAGGCCGTTTCATTTGAGGCAAAGGCTTCAGGGCTAAAACAAACCAGAACGCCGGAGGCAGGACAGAAGCTCTGGCATGAGCTGTCCAGGGAAATGCGGGCCCTGTTCACCGGTATTCTTGCAGCTCTTATCGGCCTGAGTGCTGGAGTTGCCATCTTAATGAAGGGTATTCGCTCGGCCAGCGTTAAAATCCCTCTGCAACCGCTTGTTATAGTTGGTGTCAGTGCCTTGCTGTTTGCTATTTTATTGGTGGCGTATACGGTTGCCCGTGCTGTTCTAACCGTTGCCAGTGATGCCAGTCTGTTCTGGTTTATGGGGGGCGGTGGGATTCTGGTTTTTGTAATAGCGCTGGGGGCAAATATAAATCTCGTTTCCATTCATCGGTATTATCGTGATCGACTTATGGAGACTTTTATGCCTAATGTGGCTGAGGTAATCCAGGGGCATTACGATGAGCGTGTTCATAGCGTTGGTGCCGATACAATGGGGCTTAAAGATTTACGTCATGGGATGTATCACATAATTAACACCAATGTGATTCTCGCCCATGCCAAGAAACCCAAGTACAAGAGTCGGGGAGGGGATAATTTCATTTTGAGCGCCCGTTACTGCGGCAGTAATGCCACCGGTTGGCAGTCAACGGATAATTTCATGCAAGGAGGCATGACTCTGGCCACTGCCATGGCTATCTCCGGCGCGGCCATCAATCCCAGTGCTGGTTGCGGTGGGGAAGGGGTGACGCGGCTGACAGCGCTATCGATTCTTATGGGACTGTTAAATTTTCGACTGGGCTATTGGGTGCCCAATCCCCGATATCACAACCATTCTTGGCGAGGAAAACTGCGTAACCCCAATTTTATTTATCCAGGGCTTTATGAGGTGGTGCTGCGTAGCTGGCTTAATGAGGATCGTTCGTATATTCAGCTTTCCGACGGGGGACATTTTGAAAATCTTGGCCTGTATGAGTTGATTCGCCGCAGGCTCCGGGTAATTGTGCTCTGCGATGCCGGGGCTGATGCCAAGTACTCATTTTCCGATCTTGCCAATGCCATGCAAAAAATTCGAACTGACTTCGGGGCCATGATCATGATTGAAAACGAAGATCTTGCCCCTCTTATTCCCCAGGAAAATCCTGAGAAAGGTGAAGTTGCCTGTGCCCAGCAGGGGCATCTGATTGCGACTATAAAATATGCCGATAATAGCACCGGTACTTTGATCTATCTTACAACCACGTTTTTTAATGGCCTGAGCGCCGATCTTTATGGGTACAAAAAGGCTCATCCCAGTTTTCCTGATGAGTCCACAAGTGACCAGTTCTTCGATGAAAAGCAGTTTGAGGCCTACCGAGAGCTTGGTTTTCAAACTGCCTGGAAAATGATGAACTGTGTCGAGCAGGATGCCCGTCTTTACAAACAGGTCTGGCCTGCAGGCGTTGCTGGGGCATAA
- a CDS encoding NADAR family protein: MRETEQFYFFWKHQFGQWTLREMVDPEGVRYNCCEQYMMYKKAQLFADRKGAQAILAATDPAQQKQLGREVEGFDSSLWNTHKFGIVWYANYLKFSQHDDLRFRLLATGDKILAEASPP; encoded by the coding sequence GTGCGAGAAACAGAACAGTTTTATTTCTTTTGGAAACACCAATTTGGTCAATGGACGCTTCGGGAGATGGTCGATCCAGAGGGAGTACGCTATAACTGCTGTGAACAGTATATGATGTACAAGAAGGCGCAGCTCTTTGCTGATCGAAAAGGTGCTCAGGCGATTTTGGCAGCAACTGACCCCGCTCAGCAAAAGCAGCTGGGCCGGGAGGTCGAAGGTTTTGATTCCAGTCTCTGGAATACCCATAAATTTGGCATTGTCTGGTACGCTAACTATCTTAAGTTCAGCCAGCACGATGATCTTCGCTTCCGCCTGTTGGCAACCGGCGATAAAATTCTTGCCGAAGCTTCCCCCCCATGA
- a CDS encoding YrhK family protein has protein sequence MTSEDNRELDINLGHRHIIVQRRYEALGACNDLLIAVWFLLGSFFFLNDQLVKGGTWLFIVGSAQLLIKPLIKLTSLIHVGRILRAKPES, from the coding sequence GTGACGTCTGAGGATAACCGTGAACTCGATATTAATCTTGGTCATCGCCATATAATCGTTCAGCGGCGGTATGAGGCGTTGGGAGCCTGCAATGATCTGCTCATTGCAGTCTGGTTTTTACTGGGCAGCTTTTTCTTTCTCAATGACCAGTTGGTCAAAGGGGGAACCTGGCTCTTCATTGTGGGCAGCGCGCAACTGTTGATCAAACCGTTGATTAAGTTGACGAGTCTTATCCATGTTGGCAGAATTCTGCGAGCTAAACCCGAGAGCTGA
- a CDS encoding DUF364 domain-containing protein: METAIQTRISNLLTPVAQGVGVRDVRIGLGYTCVELDNGQAGLSWTAKSHVGSCSHLPTAGTLAGQPAEALLGLLGGLGQSLAKSVGLATANALAAGLERPESTAIEILELIDVQPAEHVAMVGFFGPVVPRLKKIGCRLDIVELDANKGGTLTPEEGRASLAACDVAIITATSLITGTMDVLLAGLGNPRAAVLLGPSTFMRPEVYVGTKLTHLAGSWVRDSRPVAQIVSEGGGTKILKKHLEFATIPL; the protein is encoded by the coding sequence ATGGAAACAGCAATTCAAACAAGGATTAGTAATCTACTTACCCCGGTTGCCCAGGGAGTTGGGGTGAGAGATGTTCGCATAGGCCTGGGGTACACCTGTGTAGAACTGGATAATGGACAGGCTGGGCTTTCCTGGACTGCAAAATCACATGTGGGGAGTTGCAGTCATCTACCGACGGCCGGTACTCTGGCTGGACAACCGGCAGAGGCTTTGCTGGGGCTGTTGGGAGGGCTTGGGCAGTCGCTTGCCAAATCGGTCGGGCTAGCCACGGCCAACGCCCTGGCCGCAGGACTTGAAAGGCCTGAGTCTACCGCTATTGAGATCCTTGAGCTCATAGACGTGCAGCCAGCGGAGCATGTGGCCATGGTTGGCTTTTTCGGTCCTGTGGTACCACGGTTGAAAAAGATTGGTTGCAGGTTGGATATTGTGGAACTTGATGCCAATAAGGGTGGAACCTTGACACCAGAAGAAGGGAGAGCCTCTTTAGCCGCCTGTGATGTGGCGATTATTACCGCAACGTCTTTGATCACTGGCACCATGGATGTATTACTTGCCGGATTAGGCAATCCGCGGGCAGCTGTGTTGCTGGGGCCATCAACCTTTATGCGACCGGAGGTGTATGTCGGTACCAAGCTGACCCATCTTGCGGGATCTTGGGTTAGAGATTCCCGGCCGGTGGCCCAGATCGTTTCTGAAGGCGGTGGAACTAAAATTTTAAAGAAGCATCTCGAGTTTGCTACAATTCCCCTCTAG
- a CDS encoding class III extradiol ring-cleavage dioxygenase, translating to METTPLQAQVLYIPHGGGPLPLLGEPTHQHLVQFLSSLTNKLRRPKAIIVISAHWEAAQPTLTASDKPELVYDYYGFPEESYSITYPAPGQPELAQKISGLLADAGFSPVLEHKRGFDHGVFIPLKLIYPQADIPCIQLSLLQGLSPQAHLDLGKALAPLYSEPILILGSGFSFHNMRAFFETDPDGHDRKAEAFNEWLIETCTSPGLQNAEREDRLINWEDAPLARYCHPREEHLLPLHVCCGITQERGKIVFDDQVIGKQTCSILWEGTA from the coding sequence ATGGAGACAACACCCCTCCAGGCCCAGGTCCTGTATATACCACATGGTGGGGGACCGCTACCACTTTTGGGCGAGCCCACACACCAACACCTGGTACAATTTCTCAGCTCACTTACAAATAAACTCCGAAGACCCAAGGCGATTATTGTAATCAGCGCCCACTGGGAGGCTGCACAACCGACCCTGACAGCGTCAGATAAGCCGGAACTTGTTTATGATTATTACGGATTCCCCGAAGAAAGTTATTCAATAACCTATCCCGCCCCGGGGCAACCTGAGCTCGCACAAAAAATTTCTGGCCTGCTGGCAGATGCTGGATTCTCCCCAGTTCTCGAACACAAGCGAGGCTTTGACCATGGTGTGTTTATCCCTCTCAAGCTGATCTATCCCCAGGCGGACATTCCCTGCATCCAGCTCTCTTTACTGCAGGGGCTCTCCCCCCAGGCACATCTCGATCTTGGTAAAGCCCTTGCACCCTTGTACAGCGAACCGATTCTGATCCTTGGTTCTGGGTTTTCCTTTCATAATATGCGCGCTTTTTTTGAAACCGATCCCGATGGTCACGATCGCAAGGCGGAGGCCTTTAATGAATGGCTTATCGAGACCTGCACATCTCCAGGACTGCAGAACGCGGAACGCGAAGACCGGTTGATCAACTGGGAAGATGCCCCCCTGGCCCGCTACTGTCACCCCCGGGAGGAACACCTGCTCCCACTCCATGTCTGTTGCGGAATAACTCAAGAGCGAGGTAAGATCGTCTTTGATGATCAGGTTATTGGAAAGCAGACCTGCAGCATACTCTGGGAAGGGACTGCCTGA
- a CDS encoding DUF1186 domain-containing protein produces the protein MELPEILTSLEIYDKKYPREAIDAALARRDEILPHLLALLEKVLESPHDYADPEREYWGHIYAVMLLGHWGEKIAHDVIADLFSLPDDLPNALFGEIVTDNLAMILFRTCGGDTERMKKLAVKKQADDDCRGAALQALSYAYSAGYLERDEILKFYGTLFTGEEAFPGSPFHNVLAGCVCAIYPEELMEQVEKAYEQGLIHPQYIRPHDFDAVVEKGKEKCLERLKEKIQRRQMDSVHEEMSWWACFEQPGEVVFSGRTAKTISAKSRKNKKSKSRQAKASKKANRKKKK, from the coding sequence ATGGAACTACCCGAAATCCTGACCTCCCTGGAAATCTATGACAAAAAGTACCCGCGTGAAGCCATCGATGCTGCCCTGGCAAGACGCGATGAAATCCTGCCCCATCTTCTTGCACTCTTGGAGAAGGTTCTTGAAAGTCCACACGATTACGCCGATCCCGAGCGTGAGTATTGGGGCCACATCTATGCAGTGATGTTGTTGGGGCATTGGGGGGAAAAGATAGCGCATGATGTGATAGCTGATCTGTTCTCTCTACCCGATGATCTCCCCAATGCGCTTTTTGGGGAAATTGTTACCGACAATCTTGCTATGATACTGTTTCGGACCTGCGGCGGCGATACGGAAAGAATGAAAAAGTTGGCCGTTAAGAAACAGGCCGATGATGATTGTCGGGGTGCAGCTTTACAGGCGTTATCGTATGCATACAGTGCAGGGTATTTGGAACGTGATGAAATTCTCAAATTTTATGGTACGCTTTTTACCGGAGAAGAGGCTTTCCCCGGTTCCCCTTTTCATAATGTTCTAGCAGGCTGTGTCTGTGCTATTTACCCCGAAGAGTTGATGGAGCAGGTGGAAAAAGCTTATGAGCAGGGGCTAATCCACCCCCAATACATCAGGCCCCATGATTTTGATGCGGTGGTGGAGAAAGGTAAAGAAAAATGCCTGGAGCGGCTGAAAGAAAAAATTCAGCGGAGACAGATGGATTCTGTCCATGAAGAGATGTCTTGGTGGGCCTGCTTTGAGCAACCAGGGGAAGTCGTTTTTTCGGGAAGAACGGCAAAAACCATCTCGGCAAAGAGTAGAAAAAACAAAAAGTCCAAGAGCAGGCAGGCTAAGGCCTCGAAGAAAGCGAATCGGAAGAAGAAAAAGTGA
- a CDS encoding formylglycine-generating enzyme family protein translates to MKQAKVCLLFCITLFSCILAVQAETVDSLNVVGMEPPVKQEHQAGHIWIEPWTGMEFVWVPGSCFQMGTPKGGSFTPVDKQQASLLGDNFLVSILKVASVFIPVGCSSMQSSMPADFDQYTLDERPVHTVCLQGFWMGKYEVTQGQWSAVMGMNPSYFKSGADYPVEQVSWDQTNQFIAKLNGKAGGGFALPTEAQWEFAARSGGKIQRYSGADQADGVAWYFANSGNKTHAVGTKRPNGLGIYDMSGNLREWCRDMYAKDAYSKHSLHEPLYISQDEKEQFSRAIRGGSYYLNACDVRCASRTWSWKEHSEVDVGFRLIKKD, encoded by the coding sequence ATGAAGCAAGCAAAGGTCTGCCTGTTGTTTTGTATCACCTTGTTCAGTTGTATTTTGGCTGTGCAGGCTGAGACTGTAGATTCATTGAATGTTGTTGGCATGGAACCGCCAGTGAAGCAGGAGCACCAAGCCGGGCACATTTGGATTGAACCATGGACAGGGATGGAGTTTGTCTGGGTTCCTGGTAGCTGTTTTCAGATGGGGACGCCGAAGGGGGGATCGTTTACTCCTGTGGATAAACAGCAAGCCTCGCTGCTCGGCGACAATTTCTTGGTTTCCATACTCAAGGTAGCTTCTGTCTTTATCCCGGTGGGCTGTTCTTCAATGCAATCGAGTATGCCTGCAGATTTTGACCAGTACACCTTGGATGAACGACCTGTGCATACGGTTTGTTTGCAGGGCTTTTGGATGGGAAAGTATGAAGTGACCCAGGGGCAATGGAGTGCAGTGATGGGGATGAACCCCTCGTATTTTAAGTCAGGGGCTGACTATCCTGTTGAACAGGTTTCCTGGGATCAAACAAATCAATTCATTGCAAAGCTTAATGGAAAAGCAGGGGGTGGTTTCGCATTACCCACTGAAGCCCAGTGGGAGTTCGCCGCGAGAAGCGGCGGAAAAATTCAGAGATATTCGGGTGCTGATCAAGCGGATGGGGTTGCCTGGTATTTTGCAAACAGTGGGAACAAAACCCATGCTGTCGGGACTAAGCGACCCAATGGGTTGGGGATCTATGATATGAGCGGCAATCTTCGAGAGTGGTGCAGGGATATGTATGCCAAAGACGCCTACAGCAAACACAGCCTCCATGAACCTTTGTATATAAGCCAGGATGAAAAGGAGCAATTCAGCCGGGCCATCCGCGGCGGTAGTTATTACCTTAATGCCTGCGATGTTCGGTGTGCCAGTCGAACTTGGAGTTGGAAAGAACATAGCGAGGTAGACGTGGGATTTAGGCTTATCAAGAAAGATTAA
- a CDS encoding lactate utilization protein, with translation MDTFWKMRLEQCRDALAKNNFTPFVAHNTESALEIILREILPKLDVTSVSWGDSMSMRSTGILEEIERRKEYHLLKTFEPGVAREEIIERRRQALLVDLFFTGTNAVTEDGKLVNLDMVGNRVAALTFGPKHVVVVVGRNKIVPDVPTAMERIKSYAAPVNAIRHPGFKTPCIQTSRCMDCRSPDRICNTWTITEKSFPKGRIKVVLVNQDLGL, from the coding sequence ATGGATACATTTTGGAAAATGCGACTGGAACAGTGCCGGGATGCGCTGGCAAAAAATAATTTTACCCCCTTTGTTGCCCACAATACAGAATCTGCTCTGGAGATAATCCTGCGGGAGATTTTGCCCAAGCTCGATGTGACGTCGGTCTCCTGGGGCGACTCCATGTCCATGCGGTCAACAGGGATTTTGGAAGAGATTGAAAGGCGCAAAGAGTATCATCTGCTCAAGACTTTCGAACCAGGAGTAGCCAGAGAAGAGATTATTGAGCGTCGCAGGCAGGCTCTGCTGGTGGATCTATTTTTCACCGGTACCAACGCAGTGACAGAAGATGGAAAACTGGTGAATCTTGATATGGTGGGCAATCGGGTAGCGGCATTGACCTTTGGCCCCAAACATGTGGTTGTGGTCGTTGGGCGCAATAAGATTGTCCCTGATGTTCCCACTGCCATGGAGCGGATTAAAAGCTATGCCGCGCCTGTCAACGCCATTCGTCATCCAGGATTCAAAACACCTTGTATCCAAACTTCCAGGTGTATGGATTGCAGGAGTCCGGATCGAATCTGTAACACCTGGACAATCACCGAAAAATCGTTTCCCAAGGGACGGATCAAGGTGGTTTTAGTCAACCAGGATCTTGGTTTGTAA
- a CDS encoding IS66 family transposase, which translates to MGTVNKIRVREEVDLLKQEFEQLCSDGKVSSEIRVLFNSLLVVVELILSIFLEKTTRKGNKNSSIPSSQTEKDETATKHCTATGRGKQVNGRVGNTRVKESVTTAQVEVCDICGMVLDSVACQGHERRTKIDIVFEKVVEHIDAEIKQCPNCEATVKGRFPEDMPGKLQYGNGLKAFAIHLVISQMVALNRVQKQIAAMIGSVISEASLLKFVLRLYQSLEAWESRAIDRLLQAPSLHVDETSFRVEGKNHWIHVYSSGETTLKVLHRKRGKEAIEGLNIIPRYGGVIIHDCWASYLSYDHCGHGLCGSHLLRELTFVVDSNQYRWARNLKAVLQQTCRTVAQRPEKCLTEREYANLQKRYRNILTRGSKELPKIPPKPQGKRGRIAKSDAHNLWERLQKHEAAVLLFAKEPHVPFTNNRAERDLRMAKVKQKISGCFRRKQYAQAYCRISSYLQTMASQGINPLVAIQLALAGTLPDAEE; encoded by the coding sequence ATGGGAACAGTAAATAAAATAAGGGTTCGCGAAGAAGTCGATCTCCTCAAACAGGAATTTGAACAGCTTTGTTCCGACGGTAAAGTCTCCTCTGAGATACGGGTCCTGTTCAACAGTCTGTTGGTTGTCGTCGAGTTGATACTCTCTATCTTTCTTGAGAAGACAACGCGCAAGGGAAACAAAAACTCGAGCATTCCTTCTTCGCAAACCGAGAAAGACGAAACTGCGACCAAGCACTGCACCGCTACCGGCAGGGGGAAACAAGTCAATGGGCGGGTTGGTAATACACGCGTCAAAGAATCGGTCACCACTGCTCAGGTCGAGGTGTGTGATATCTGCGGAATGGTGCTGGATAGCGTTGCATGCCAGGGGCATGAACGTCGGACAAAAATCGACATCGTTTTTGAAAAAGTTGTCGAGCACATTGACGCAGAAATAAAGCAATGCCCCAATTGTGAAGCAACAGTCAAGGGGCGTTTTCCTGAGGATATGCCGGGCAAGCTGCAGTACGGCAATGGGCTTAAAGCGTTTGCCATTCATTTGGTTATCAGCCAGATGGTCGCTTTAAACCGGGTTCAAAAACAGATAGCAGCCATGATCGGTAGCGTAATCTCCGAGGCCAGCCTGCTCAAATTTGTTTTGCGCTTGTACCAATCACTCGAAGCATGGGAATCCAGAGCTATTGATAGGCTGCTGCAGGCTCCATCCCTGCATGTGGATGAAACCTCGTTTCGGGTTGAAGGGAAGAATCACTGGATTCACGTCTATTCTTCCGGCGAAACAACCCTGAAAGTACTGCATCGAAAGCGGGGCAAGGAGGCAATCGAAGGATTGAATATCATCCCTCGGTATGGCGGGGTGATCATCCATGATTGCTGGGCATCATATTTATCCTACGACCATTGCGGTCACGGACTTTGCGGCTCGCACCTTTTACGAGAGTTGACGTTTGTCGTTGACTCTAACCAATACCGGTGGGCCCGCAATCTAAAAGCGGTGCTCCAGCAAACGTGTCGTACGGTGGCTCAACGTCCGGAAAAATGTCTTACCGAACGGGAGTATGCCAACCTGCAGAAGCGCTACCGTAATATCCTTACGCGTGGCAGCAAGGAGTTGCCCAAGATCCCTCCGAAACCACAAGGGAAGCGCGGCAGGATAGCCAAATCCGATGCGCACAATCTTTGGGAGCGATTACAAAAGCATGAGGCGGCAGTCTTGCTTTTTGCCAAAGAACCACATGTACCGTTCACCAACAACAGAGCGGAAAGGGATCTTCGCATGGCTAAGGTAAAACAGAAAATATCCGGTTG
- a CDS encoding CPBP family intramembrane glutamic endopeptidase — protein sequence MSFLQTPALYFSKRSLFLWAEFAALYFIIPLFYAFHRQASPLFFLVVLGVAGVLFLYKNKSFRNYFFLNKSGWLRDLPRVLRVFLFAGLLLLLFTILVYPQSLFNCPRNHFSLWVSLMVIYPLFAVYPQELIYRAFLFHRYGEVVRRKRSLIHLSAFAFGFGHIIYFHPLSILLSFLGGYLFSWTYFKTRSLLAVSFEHALYGCLLYTIGLGQFFYTGFDTLVS from the coding sequence ATGTCTTTTTTGCAAACGCCCGCCTTGTACTTCTCGAAACGTTCCCTTTTTCTCTGGGCAGAGTTTGCTGCGCTCTATTTTATTATCCCCCTGTTTTACGCCTTTCATCGGCAAGCGTCCCCCTTGTTTTTTCTGGTGGTGCTCGGTGTTGCCGGTGTCCTCTTTCTCTATAAAAACAAGAGCTTTCGCAATTATTTTTTCCTGAATAAAAGCGGGTGGCTGCGCGATTTGCCCCGGGTGCTCCGCGTGTTTTTGTTTGCGGGGCTTCTCCTGTTGCTCTTCACAATCTTGGTCTATCCCCAGTCGCTGTTTAACTGTCCCCGCAATCATTTTTCCCTCTGGGTCTCCTTAATGGTGATCTACCCGCTCTTTGCGGTGTATCCGCAGGAGTTAATTTATCGCGCTTTTCTCTTTCACCGCTATGGTGAGGTGGTCCGAAGAAAGCGTTCCCTTATTCACCTCTCTGCCTTTGCCTTTGGCTTCGGTCATATCATCTATTTTCACCCCCTCTCCATCCTGCTGAGTTTTCTGGGGGGCTATCTTTTTTCCTGGACCTATTTTAAGACACGTTCTCTTCTGGCAGTGAGCTTTGAGCATGCGCTCTACGGCTGTCTGCTCTATACCATCGGTCTTGGTCAGTTCTTTTATACAGGTTTTGATACGCTGGTGAGCTAG
- a CDS encoding GNAT family N-acetyltransferase: MIFHRPLQASDLSLICTFVQSAEELFYFFPTATYPLSVGQLSTSITERVAPTVVENGGQVVAFADLYRVKHSDYCNIGNVIVAPEARGRGMARYLIAQMIKIARRKQGAKEVRISCFNHNTAGLLLYTGLGFHPYGLEERLDWRGERVVLVHLRKSFVS, from the coding sequence GTGATTTTTCATCGGCCCCTCCAGGCCTCAGATCTCTCTTTGATCTGTACTTTTGTCCAGAGTGCTGAAGAGCTATTTTATTTTTTCCCGACGGCCACGTATCCTTTGAGTGTTGGGCAGTTGTCTACAAGCATAACAGAACGCGTAGCCCCCACAGTGGTTGAAAACGGAGGTCAGGTTGTTGCTTTTGCCGATCTGTATCGTGTGAAACACAGCGACTATTGCAACATCGGTAACGTTATCGTCGCTCCAGAAGCCAGGGGACGCGGCATGGCACGTTATCTGATAGCACAGATGATAAAAATTGCCCGGAGAAAGCAGGGGGCTAAAGAGGTGCGTATCTCCTGTTTTAATCACAATACAGCCGGGTTGTTGTTGTATACCGGGCTTGGATTTCACCCCTATGGCTTGGAAGAACGGCTAGACTGGCGAGGGGAGCGGGTAGTGCTGGTGCATCTGCGCAAGTCGTTTGTGTCGTGA
- a CDS encoding N-acetylmuramoyl-L-alanine amidase, translating to MMKIKAHRLYRGDGTRVSYVRSPNQSSGGIAPRFLVMHYTAGASASSSVSWLTNRDAQASAHLVIGRDGSITQLVDFNRKAWHAGISQWRGIRGLNGHSIGIELDNPGILRGVPGNWRTSWGRSVPETEVFVSTAGPGSEVVGWHTYTEIQLERAREVSLALVRHYDLEELVGHEDIAPGRKKDPGPAFPMAAFQSMIIGRASDEAEEVFTTTAALNIRKGPGTEFSKFEEVSPLPQGTRLAVLESRGVWKKVDVLDVVNGEMDIVGWVHGRYIERC from the coding sequence ATGATGAAAATCAAAGCACATCGATTGTACCGAGGTGATGGTACCCGCGTTTCGTATGTCAGGAGTCCCAATCAAAGCAGTGGGGGCATTGCTCCCAGATTTTTAGTGATGCATTACACTGCAGGGGCAAGTGCTTCCAGCTCAGTGAGCTGGTTAACCAATCGAGATGCCCAGGCCTCTGCGCACCTGGTGATAGGTCGGGATGGTTCAATTACCCAATTAGTTGATTTTAATCGTAAAGCCTGGCATGCCGGCATCAGTCAATGGCGAGGGATTCGAGGGCTCAATGGTCATTCAATAGGTATCGAACTCGATAATCCCGGAATTCTCCGAGGAGTGCCTGGTAATTGGCGAACGTCATGGGGGCGATCCGTTCCTGAGACAGAAGTGTTTGTGAGCACCGCTGGTCCTGGTAGCGAGGTCGTTGGGTGGCACACCTATACCGAAATACAGTTGGAGAGAGCACGAGAGGTCTCGTTGGCACTGGTACGGCATTATGATTTAGAGGAACTGGTCGGGCATGAAGATATAGCCCCAGGGAGGAAAAAGGACCCAGGGCCCGCCTTTCCGATGGCTGCTTTTCAAAGCATGATTATCGGACGTGCCAGTGATGAGGCGGAAGAGGTGTTTACAACAACAGCAGCTCTCAATATCCGTAAAGGACCCGGGACTGAATTCAGCAAGTTTGAGGAAGTCTCACCATTACCCCAGGGAACGAGACTTGCTGTGCTTGAATCACGGGGCGTGTGGAAAAAAGTGGATGTGCTTGATGTTGTTAATGGTGAAATGGATATCGTTGGCTGGGTTCATGGACGGTATATAGAAAGATGCTGA